From Eptesicus fuscus isolate TK198812 chromosome 22, DD_ASM_mEF_20220401, whole genome shotgun sequence, a single genomic window includes:
- the TSHB gene encoding thyrotropin subunit beta has protein sequence MTAIFLISMLFGLVCGQATSFCIPTEYMMHVERKECDYCLTINTTICAGYCMTRDINGKQFLPKYALSQDVCTYRDFIYKTVEIPGCPRHVSPYFSFPIAISCKCGKCNTDYSDCVHEISKTNYCTKPQQSYMVGVSI, from the exons ATGACTGCTATCTTCCTGATATCCATGCTTTTTGGCCTTGTATGTGGGCAAGCAACGTCTTTTTGTATTCCAACTGAGTATATGATGCATGTTGAAAGGAAAGAGTGTGATTATTGCCTAACCATCAACACCACCATCTGTGCCGGATATTGTATGACACGG GATATCAATGGCAAGCAGTTTCTTCCCAAATATGCTCTGTCCCAGGATGTTTGTACATATAGAGACTTCATATACAAGACTGTAGAGATACCAGGATGCCCACGCCATGTTAGTCCTTATTTCTCCTTCCCTATAGCTATAAGCTGTAAGTGTGGCAAGTGCAATACTGACTATAGTGACTGTGTACATGAGATCAGCAAGACCAACTACTGTACCAAACCTCAGCAGTCCTATATGGTGGGAGTTTCTATCTAA